A region from the Nematostella vectensis chromosome 13, jaNemVect1.1, whole genome shotgun sequence genome encodes:
- the LOC125558977 gene encoding uncharacterized protein LOC125558977 — protein sequence MLNEVRTGLVSPDVARLGNLIVNTICKNSEDGITARLPGSGKPTVVMKIPQAQTSDFIRERKFPSGFFGEQGGESIHHELNQLNREFSSIHPASRRLRKIIEEHSIRVAPLNRSKYPEKKNRKRRAHTATT from the exons ATGTTAAACGAGGTCCGCACTGGCCTCGTTTCCCCTGATGTTGCGCGACTTGGGAATTTGATTGTGAACACAATCTGCAAGAATTCGGAGGATGGGATAACAGCCCGATTGCCTGGATCTGGAAAG CCAACCGTGGTCATGAAAATACCTCAGGCACAGACTTCAGATTTCATCCGGGAACGGAAGTTTCCTTCAGGCTTTTTCGGCGAGCAGGGTGGTGAATCAATTCATCATGAACTCAACCAGTTGAACCGTGAATTCAGCTCGATCCACCCTGCGTCGCGTCGGCTACGAAAAATAATAGAAGAGCATAGCATTAGAGTTGCACCTCTAAACCGCTCAAAATatccagagaaaaaaaatcggaAACGAAGAGCTCACACCGCTACAACCTGA